Proteins found in one Larimichthys crocea isolate SSNF chromosome I, L_crocea_2.0, whole genome shotgun sequence genomic segment:
- the dgkq gene encoding diacylglycerol kinase theta isoform X3 produces MCHEKCLKTLRSVCSCMSPALIRVPVAHCFGPAGHKKRFCCVCRKQTEGSSALRCEVCELHVHADCAAFSCADCRTSHLDVTLEQDTFHHHWREGNLASAARCEVCRRSCGSSDVMAGMRCEWCGITSHAACYLSVPPECTLGRLRCMLLHPACVRLDSRNFSKMHCYRITESCSHDLDNFDDVDSSSAVPKDGQLAAPESGKQSLKVFDGDDAVKRGFFRLVSILRATRNEEVVEAALRAFYLPDEPQDYELHEVGGTQRLHSDDILNRNSGPDNRKDGGDAWLLRAKPRDAEVIKVYAGWPRSGPAFVSVSVSKSSTAASVLPEVLSQLDRQVRQDEDASTFSLMEVSMSSKQVQRQTLTPQENIVDKLQEIRKASLRQMNQTRFYIVENKKPEVQVNLLIGGLPPLLTKEEYGQLIQEHLTAKSAVALRISCFSEAERIYMLAKDTAVNNKTLTSLVVPEIEVTENCTHNAPAAAVTGLTVVVFQHHRLGGGVCPLLVFVNPKSGGLKGRELLYSFRKLLNPHQVFDISNGGPLAGLHTFREIPRFRVLVCGGDGTVGWVLGVLEAVRHKLVCREPPIGIVPLGTGNDLARILRWGAGYSGEDPHHILVSVDEADEVLMDRWTILLDAQDISEDGKDNGFLEPPKIVQMNNYFGLGIDAELSLDFHQAREDDPDKFTSRFHNKGVYVKVGLQKISYTRSLHKELQLQVDAQNVPLPNIEGLIFLNIPSWGSGADLWGSEADGRHGRPSIDDGLLEVVGVTGVVHMGQVQSGMRSGIRIAQGNYIRLTVSKPIPVQVDGEPWIQPPGHIIISAAGPKVRMLRKSKQKQKKSSAGVKDGRSESPSSRDGGH; encoded by the exons ATGTGTCATGAGAAATGCCTGAAGACGCTGCGCTCAGTCTGCTCCTGCATGAGTCCGGCTCTGATCCGG GTCCCGGTCGCTCACTGCTTCGGTCCGGCGGGTCACAAGAAACGTTTCTGCTGCGTCTGCAGGAAGCAAACGGAGGGAAGCTCGGCGCTGCGCTGTGAAG tgtgtgagcTGCACGTCCACGCTGACTGTGCCGCCTTCAGCTGTGCCGACTGTCGCACGTCTCACCTGGACGTCACTCTGGAGCAG GATACGTTCCACCACCACTGGAGGGAGGGGAACCTGGCGTCAGCGGCGAGGTGCGAGGTTTGTCGGCGGTCGTGCGGTTCGTCTGACGTCATGGCGGGGATGAGGTGCGAGTGGTGCGGCATCACG AGCCACGCGGCGTGTTACCTCAGCGTGCCACCAGAGTGCACTCTGGGACGTCTGCGCTGCATGCTGCTGCATCCGGCCTGCGTCCGCCTCGACTCCAGAAACTTCAGCAAGATGCACTGTTACCGCATCACGGAGAGCTGCAGCCACGACCtgg ATAACTTCGACGACGTTGACTCGTCCTCGGCTGTTCCTAAAGACGGTCAGCTGGCTGCTCCAGAATCAG GTAAACAGTCTCTGAAGGTGTTTGATGGCGATGATGCGGTCAAGCGCGGCTTCTTCCGATTGGTCTCCATCCTTCGAGCCACGAGGAACGAGGAAGTGGTG GAGGCGGCGCTCAGGGCCTTCTACCTCCCCGATGAACCTCAGGACTACGAGCTGCACGAAGTCGGCGGCACGCAGCGTCTCCATAGTGACGACATCCTGAACCGTAACAGCGGTCCAGACAACAGGAAGGACGGCGGTGACGCCTGGCTGCTGAGGGCCAAGCCACGAGACGCCGAGGTCATCAAGGTGTACGCCGGCTGGCCCAG GTCTGGTCCAGCTTTCGTCTCCGTCTCCGTCTCAAAGAGCAGCACGGCAGCTTCAGTCCTCCCCGAGGTCCTCAGCCAGCTCGACAGACAGGTACGACAG GACGAGGACGCGTCCACGTTCAGCCTGATGGAGGTCAGCATGAGCAGCAAACAAG TGCAGAGACAGACGCTGACTCCTCAGGAGAACATCGTGGACAAACTGCAGGAGATCAGGAAG GCGTCGCTGCGTCAGATGAACCAGACCCGGTTCTACATCGTGGAGAACAAGAAGCCAGAGGTGCAGGTCAACCTGCTGATCGGAGGACTGCCCCCCCTGCTGACCAAAGAGGAGTACGGCCAGCTGATCCAGGAACACCTGACCGCCAAGA GCGCCGTGGCGTTGCGGATCTCGTGTTTCTCCGAGGCGGAGCGGATCTACATGCTGGCTAAAGACACGGCCGTCAACAACAAGACGCTCACGTCGCTCGTCGTCCCGGAGATCGAGGTAACTGAAAACTGTACCCACAATgcaccagcagctgctgtgacaggACTGACTGTGGTCGTCTTTCAGCACCACCGGCTGGGCGGAGGCGTCTGTCCTCTGCTGGTGTTCGTCAACCCAAAGAGCGGCGGTCTGAAAGGCCGGGAGCTTCTCTACAGCTTCCGGAAGCTTCTGAACCCTCATCAGGTCTTTGACATCTCCAACGGAGGACCGCTGGCTGG cctcCACACGTTCAGGGAGATTCCCAGGTTTCGGGTGCTGGTCTGTGGGGGCGATGGGACGGTGGGCTGGGTGCTCGGAGTCCTGGAGGCCGTCCGGCACAAACTGGTCTGTCGAGAACCGCCCATCGGCATCGTACCACTGGGAACAG GTAACGACCTGGCTCGTATCCTGCGCTGGGGAGCCGGTTACAGCGGCGAGGACCCCCACCACATCCTGGTCTCTGTGGACGAGGCAGACGAGGTTCTGATGGACCGATGGACCATCCTGCTGGACGCTCAGGACATCTCTGAAGACGGGAAGGACAACGGCTTCTTGGAGCCGCCTAAG ATCGTCCAGATGAATAACTACTTTGGACTCGGCATCGACGCAGAGCTCAGCCTCGACTTCCACCAGGCCCGCGAGGACGACCCGGATAAATTCACCAGCAG GTTCCATAACAAAGGTGTGTACGTGAAGGTCGGCCTGCAGAAGATCAGTTACACCAGGAGCCTccacaaagagctgcagcttcagGTGGACGCTCAGAACGTCCCGTTACCGAACATCGAGGGTCTGATCTTCCTCAACATacccag ttgggGTTCTGGTGCTGACCTCTGGGGGTCGGAGGCCGATGGTCGCCATGGGAGACCAAGCATCGATGACGGCCTGCTGGAGGTCGTCGGCGTCACTGGAGTCGTCCACatg ggccAGGTGCAGAGCGGGATGCGTTCAGGGATTCGTATTGCTCAAGGGAACTACATCCGGCTGACTGTGAGTAAACCCATACCTGTCCAGGTGGATGGAGAACCGTGGATCCAACCACCAGgacacatcatcatctctgCTGCTGGACCAAAG GTTCGTATGTTGAGGAAGTcgaagcagaagcagaagaagtcCTCAGCTGGCGTGAAGGACGGTCGCTCTGAGAGTCCGTCCTCCAGAGACGGAGGACACTGA
- the dgkq gene encoding diacylglycerol kinase theta isoform X2, translating to MCHEKCLKTLRSVCSCMSPALIRVPVAHCFGPAGHKKRFCCVCRKQTEGSSALRCEVCELHVHADCAAFSCADCRTSHLDVTLEQDTFHHHWREGNLASAARCEVCRRSCGSSDVMAGMRCEWCGITSHAACYLSVPPECTLGRLRCMLLHPACVRLDSRNFSKMHCYRITESCSHDLDNFDDVDSSSAVPKDGQLAAPESGKQSLKVFDGDDAVKRGFFRLVSILRATRNEEVVEAALRAFYLPDEPQDYELHEVGGTQRLHSDDILNRNSGPDNRKDGGDAWLLRAKPRDAEVIKVYAGWPRSGPAFVSVSVSKSSTAASVLPEVLSQLDRQDEDASTFSLMEVSMSSKQVQRQTLTPQENIVDKLQEIRKASLRQMNQTRFYIVENKKPEVQVNLLIGGLPPLLTKEEYGQLIQEHLTAKSHLVAISHFYASQGAVALRISCFSEAERIYMLAKDTAVNNKTLTSLVVPEIEVTENCTHNAPAAAVTGLTVVVFQHHRLGGGVCPLLVFVNPKSGGLKGRELLYSFRKLLNPHQVFDISNGGPLAGLHTFREIPRFRVLVCGGDGTVGWVLGVLEAVRHKLVCREPPIGIVPLGTGNDLARILRWGAGYSGEDPHHILVSVDEADEVLMDRWTILLDAQDISEDGKDNGFLEPPKIVQMNNYFGLGIDAELSLDFHQAREDDPDKFTSRFHNKGVYVKVGLQKISYTRSLHKELQLQVDAQNVPLPNIEGLIFLNIPSWGSGADLWGSEADGRHGRPSIDDGLLEVVGVTGVVHMGQVQSGMRSGIRIAQGNYIRLTVSKPIPVQVDGEPWIQPPGHIIISAAGPKVRMLRKSKQKQKKSSAGVKDGRSESPSSRDGGH from the exons ATGTGTCATGAGAAATGCCTGAAGACGCTGCGCTCAGTCTGCTCCTGCATGAGTCCGGCTCTGATCCGG GTCCCGGTCGCTCACTGCTTCGGTCCGGCGGGTCACAAGAAACGTTTCTGCTGCGTCTGCAGGAAGCAAACGGAGGGAAGCTCGGCGCTGCGCTGTGAAG tgtgtgagcTGCACGTCCACGCTGACTGTGCCGCCTTCAGCTGTGCCGACTGTCGCACGTCTCACCTGGACGTCACTCTGGAGCAG GATACGTTCCACCACCACTGGAGGGAGGGGAACCTGGCGTCAGCGGCGAGGTGCGAGGTTTGTCGGCGGTCGTGCGGTTCGTCTGACGTCATGGCGGGGATGAGGTGCGAGTGGTGCGGCATCACG AGCCACGCGGCGTGTTACCTCAGCGTGCCACCAGAGTGCACTCTGGGACGTCTGCGCTGCATGCTGCTGCATCCGGCCTGCGTCCGCCTCGACTCCAGAAACTTCAGCAAGATGCACTGTTACCGCATCACGGAGAGCTGCAGCCACGACCtgg ATAACTTCGACGACGTTGACTCGTCCTCGGCTGTTCCTAAAGACGGTCAGCTGGCTGCTCCAGAATCAG GTAAACAGTCTCTGAAGGTGTTTGATGGCGATGATGCGGTCAAGCGCGGCTTCTTCCGATTGGTCTCCATCCTTCGAGCCACGAGGAACGAGGAAGTGGTG GAGGCGGCGCTCAGGGCCTTCTACCTCCCCGATGAACCTCAGGACTACGAGCTGCACGAAGTCGGCGGCACGCAGCGTCTCCATAGTGACGACATCCTGAACCGTAACAGCGGTCCAGACAACAGGAAGGACGGCGGTGACGCCTGGCTGCTGAGGGCCAAGCCACGAGACGCCGAGGTCATCAAGGTGTACGCCGGCTGGCCCAG GTCTGGTCCAGCTTTCGTCTCCGTCTCCGTCTCAAAGAGCAGCACGGCAGCTTCAGTCCTCCCCGAGGTCCTCAGCCAGCTCGACAGACAG GACGAGGACGCGTCCACGTTCAGCCTGATGGAGGTCAGCATGAGCAGCAAACAAG TGCAGAGACAGACGCTGACTCCTCAGGAGAACATCGTGGACAAACTGCAGGAGATCAGGAAG GCGTCGCTGCGTCAGATGAACCAGACCCGGTTCTACATCGTGGAGAACAAGAAGCCAGAGGTGCAGGTCAACCTGCTGATCGGAGGACTGCCCCCCCTGCTGACCAAAGAGGAGTACGGCCAGCTGATCCAGGAACACCTGACCGCCAAGA gTCACCTGGTCGCCATCAGCCACTTCTATGCCAGTCAAG GCGCCGTGGCGTTGCGGATCTCGTGTTTCTCCGAGGCGGAGCGGATCTACATGCTGGCTAAAGACACGGCCGTCAACAACAAGACGCTCACGTCGCTCGTCGTCCCGGAGATCGAGGTAACTGAAAACTGTACCCACAATgcaccagcagctgctgtgacaggACTGACTGTGGTCGTCTTTCAGCACCACCGGCTGGGCGGAGGCGTCTGTCCTCTGCTGGTGTTCGTCAACCCAAAGAGCGGCGGTCTGAAAGGCCGGGAGCTTCTCTACAGCTTCCGGAAGCTTCTGAACCCTCATCAGGTCTTTGACATCTCCAACGGAGGACCGCTGGCTGG cctcCACACGTTCAGGGAGATTCCCAGGTTTCGGGTGCTGGTCTGTGGGGGCGATGGGACGGTGGGCTGGGTGCTCGGAGTCCTGGAGGCCGTCCGGCACAAACTGGTCTGTCGAGAACCGCCCATCGGCATCGTACCACTGGGAACAG GTAACGACCTGGCTCGTATCCTGCGCTGGGGAGCCGGTTACAGCGGCGAGGACCCCCACCACATCCTGGTCTCTGTGGACGAGGCAGACGAGGTTCTGATGGACCGATGGACCATCCTGCTGGACGCTCAGGACATCTCTGAAGACGGGAAGGACAACGGCTTCTTGGAGCCGCCTAAG ATCGTCCAGATGAATAACTACTTTGGACTCGGCATCGACGCAGAGCTCAGCCTCGACTTCCACCAGGCCCGCGAGGACGACCCGGATAAATTCACCAGCAG GTTCCATAACAAAGGTGTGTACGTGAAGGTCGGCCTGCAGAAGATCAGTTACACCAGGAGCCTccacaaagagctgcagcttcagGTGGACGCTCAGAACGTCCCGTTACCGAACATCGAGGGTCTGATCTTCCTCAACATacccag ttgggGTTCTGGTGCTGACCTCTGGGGGTCGGAGGCCGATGGTCGCCATGGGAGACCAAGCATCGATGACGGCCTGCTGGAGGTCGTCGGCGTCACTGGAGTCGTCCACatg ggccAGGTGCAGAGCGGGATGCGTTCAGGGATTCGTATTGCTCAAGGGAACTACATCCGGCTGACTGTGAGTAAACCCATACCTGTCCAGGTGGATGGAGAACCGTGGATCCAACCACCAGgacacatcatcatctctgCTGCTGGACCAAAG GTTCGTATGTTGAGGAAGTcgaagcagaagcagaagaagtcCTCAGCTGGCGTGAAGGACGGTCGCTCTGAGAGTCCGTCCTCCAGAGACGGAGGACACTGA